A part of Lactobacillus sp. ESL0700 genomic DNA contains:
- a CDS encoding L,D-transpeptidase, giving the protein MIKKVWLLGVSLVVGGLALSRPLSVTASDEVPQADMREPISYTKSSEIKPYPKHLSAKKDRIIVSLKKQRAYLKRGKKTRYEFYVSTGAHHQTPRGNYKINTYRAPWFYSASEKMGARYAVGWLQGGLYLFHENPRTLQHKTIKSVAKNLGKKPTSHGCIHLSTSDARWFYHHAPTGMRVIIK; this is encoded by the coding sequence ATGATTAAAAAAGTTTGGTTGCTAGGCGTCAGCTTGGTAGTTGGCGGTCTTGCATTGAGTCGCCCATTGTCAGTCACTGCTAGTGATGAGGTGCCACAGGCGGATATGCGCGAGCCGATTAGCTACACAAAATCATCTGAAATTAAACCGTATCCCAAGCACTTAAGCGCCAAAAAGGACCGCATCATTGTGTCTCTTAAGAAGCAGCGGGCATATTTGAAGCGGGGCAAAAAGACGCGCTATGAATTTTATGTTTCTACTGGTGCGCATCACCAAACACCACGGGGCAATTACAAGATAAATACTTATCGCGCACCGTGGTTTTACTCAGCTAGTGAAAAAATGGGTGCCAGATATGCGGTTGGCTGGCTGCAAGGCGGGCTGTACTTGTTTCATGAAAACCCGCGCACTCTGCAACATAAAACGATTAAGTCGGTTGCCAAGAATTTGGGTAAAAAGCCAACTTCTCATGGCTGCATTCATTTAAGCACCAGCGATGCGCGGTGGTTTTATCACCATGCGCCAACGGGGATGCGCGTGATTATTAAGTAA
- a CDS encoding C39 family peptidase → MYKKLIFAMITALSLMGWKSTTSVMAATIDPANSQNTVEQTSKTDDTEQDGTSSENSVATTPDKPKPQKQGWVVKGKSTYYYQSGKKAKGVVKIGQSHYLFNKNGVMLTGVRKTPHKTTYSYYKANGKRSENSASTKKAYYWIKKGKITGIKNNAKVVSQRPELPTGCEMTAVTMMLNFAGVKVSKFTVAKKTPRSSNPDKGFIGSPYKEYPGGYWVTPNGIKGVVKHYLGKAEVMTGDSLTAVKNKLLHSHLVVAWVKDVDGFSNHALALTGYHNGQFFYNDPWTGKKAAMSESSFLNHWRGDGLRALSY, encoded by the coding sequence ATGTATAAAAAACTCATTTTTGCAATGATTACTGCTTTGTCATTAATGGGCTGGAAATCAACAACATCAGTTATGGCCGCAACTATTGACCCAGCTAACAGTCAAAATACTGTTGAACAAACAAGTAAAACTGATGATACTGAGCAAGATGGCACTAGTAGTGAAAATAGTGTGGCAACTACTCCTGATAAACCTAAGCCACAAAAGCAGGGCTGGGTAGTCAAAGGTAAGAGCACGTACTATTATCAATCCGGTAAAAAAGCTAAAGGCGTTGTTAAGATTGGGCAAAGCCATTATTTATTTAATAAAAATGGTGTGATGTTAACGGGCGTTCGCAAGACGCCACATAAAACAACGTATAGTTATTACAAGGCAAATGGTAAACGGAGCGAAAATTCTGCTTCAACCAAAAAAGCATACTATTGGATTAAAAAGGGTAAGATTACCGGTATTAAAAATAATGCTAAGGTAGTCAGCCAAAGACCAGAATTGCCAACAGGTTGCGAGATGACTGCCGTGACGATGATGTTGAACTTCGCTGGTGTCAAGGTTTCTAAATTTACAGTTGCCAAGAAAACCCCGCGCAGCAGTAATCCAGATAAAGGTTTCATTGGTTCACCTTACAAGGAATATCCAGGTGGCTATTGGGTAACACCGAATGGCATCAAGGGTGTTGTTAAGCATTACTTGGGTAAAGCCGAGGTCATGACTGGTGATAGTTTAACGGCCGTTAAAAATAAACTGCTACATTCACATTTAGTTGTTGCTTGGGTTAAGGATGTCGACGGCTTTTCTAATCATGCCTTGGCACTGACTGGCTATCATAATGGACAATTTTTTTACAATGATCCTTGGACAGGCAAAAAAGCCGCAATGAGTGAGAGCAGCTTTCTTAATCACTGGCGCGGAGATGGTTTAAGAGCATTAAGTTACTAA
- the rplL gene encoding 50S ribosomal protein L7/L12 gives MALDTEKIIEDLKGASILELNDLVKAIEDEFDVTAAAPVAAAGAGAEAAAKSTYDVELTEAGQEKVKVIKAVRDITGLGLKDSKDMVDGAPKNVKEGVSEDEANDIKSKLEEVGATVTLK, from the coding sequence ATGGCTTTAGATACTGAAAAGATTATTGAAGACTTAAAAGGTGCTTCAATTCTTGAATTAAATGACCTTGTAAAGGCTATTGAAGATGAATTTGATGTTACTGCTGCTGCTCCAGTTGCTGCTGCAGGTGCTGGTGCCGAAGCTGCTGCTAAGTCAACTTACGATGTTGAATTGACTGAAGCAGGTCAAGAAAAGGTTAAGGTTATTAAGGCTGTTCGTGACATTACTGGTCTTGGCCTTAAGGACTCAAAGGACATGGTTGATGGCGCTCCTAAGAACGTTAAGGAAGGCGTTTCTGAAGACGAAGCTAACGACATTAAGTCTAAGCTTGAAGAAGTTGGAGCTACTGTAACCCTTAAATAG
- the rplJ gene encoding 50S ribosomal protein L10 produces MSKAAIAAKEKLVDAFAEELKAAKAILVIDYLGLTVEEVTAMRKELRENDVKMKVIKNTYLRRAAAKAGIEGLDDTFVGPTAVVYTDNADDITEPARIVSKFEDNFDVLDIKGGMLEGKLTSKEEIKELAAIPGREGLLSMLVSVLQAPVRDFACVVKAVADSKDEAAE; encoded by the coding sequence TTGAGTAAAGCTGCTATTGCTGCAAAGGAAAAGCTTGTTGATGCTTTTGCTGAAGAACTTAAAGCTGCAAAAGCCATCTTGGTAATTGATTACCTTGGTTTAACTGTTGAAGAAGTTACCGCTATGCGTAAGGAACTTCGTGAAAACGACGTTAAGATGAAGGTTATCAAGAACACTTACTTGAGACGTGCTGCTGCTAAGGCTGGTATCGAAGGCTTAGATGATACTTTTGTTGGTCCTACTGCTGTTGTTTACACTGATAATGCCGATGACATTACAGAACCTGCACGGATCGTTTCTAAGTTTGAAGATAACTTTGATGTCTTGGACATTAAGGGTGGTATGCTTGAAGGTAAATTGACTTCTAAAGAAGAAATCAAGGAACTTGCTGCTATTCCTGGCCGCGAAGGCTTACTGTCAATGCTTGTATCTGTATTGCAAGCTCCAGTTCGCGACTTCGCATGTGTTGTTAAAGCTGTTGCTGATTCAAAAGACGAAGCTGCAGAATAA
- a CDS encoding NlpC/P60 family protein, translated as MSIKAKHFLTALLISAACIYSANVKVMAATQEPASTNTPSQTSQDNNQQPAPADPSTVNSEPVIYQQQGSGIIFQTHYGFSKKLNQKGKAAKGYYNKRINYSKVAQTAKGTFVKTKHGWLNKKAFNQYLITKSKLNYKMKVIANASLYNKPAHTNGARKISSINELGLKNKWVHVNMIAHTNINSTYYRFSFNQQNYWIQGAKLKFNLNALKGSNRQLERAITKGEKMIGHSVYNENTRHYDCSSFVNYLYSSIGHHLGSTTFSQCNNGRSISYKHKKRGDLIFFDDQSDGHLAHVGIYLGKGLFLHDSPYTITGGVDVSSLHDAFWNSRSAKSKIVHYPDGIVRRII; from the coding sequence ATGTCAATTAAAGCCAAGCACTTCTTAACTGCTCTGTTAATCAGCGCGGCATGTATTTATAGTGCCAACGTTAAAGTCATGGCTGCCACTCAAGAACCAGCCTCAACTAATACCCCTAGTCAAACGTCACAAGATAATAACCAACAACCTGCTCCAGCGGATCCATCTACTGTAAACTCTGAGCCCGTTATTTATCAGCAACAGGGATCAGGCATTATCTTCCAAACGCATTATGGCTTCAGTAAAAAGCTAAACCAAAAGGGCAAGGCAGCTAAAGGCTACTATAATAAACGCATTAACTATTCTAAAGTTGCCCAAACTGCTAAGGGGACTTTTGTTAAAACAAAACATGGCTGGCTAAACAAAAAGGCCTTCAATCAATATTTAATTACTAAAAGCAAATTAAATTACAAGATGAAAGTTATTGCCAATGCTTCCCTGTATAACAAGCCGGCTCACACTAATGGCGCACGTAAAATCAGTAGTATCAATGAACTGGGACTGAAAAACAAATGGGTGCACGTCAATATGATTGCACACACGAATATCAACAGTACTTATTATCGGTTTAGCTTTAACCAACAAAATTATTGGATTCAAGGAGCAAAATTAAAGTTCAACCTAAATGCCTTAAAGGGCAGTAATCGCCAGTTAGAGCGAGCTATTACCAAGGGCGAAAAGATGATTGGCCATTCTGTTTATAACGAAAACACACGCCATTATGATTGTTCAAGCTTTGTTAATTACCTCTATTCAAGCATTGGGCACCATTTAGGCTCGACAACTTTTAGCCAATGCAATAATGGTCGTAGCATCAGCTATAAACATAAAAAGCGCGGTGATTTAATTTTCTTTGATGACCAATCTGACGGCCACTTAGCACACGTTGGAATTTATCTGGGCAAGGGACTTTTCTTACACGACAGTCCGTATACAATTACCGGCGGCGTTGACGTTTCTAGTTTACATGACGCATTTTGGAATTCTCGTTCTGCCAAATCCAAGATTGTTCATTACCCTGATGGTATTGTAAGAAGAATTATTTAA
- a CDS encoding serine hydrolase domain-containing protein produces the protein MKKQNIFKIGIIGLVMTLNAGVLGFQTVQPVQVQAATSKKQALRKFVRKTMAKHHVRGSIVVIKNGVPQKISYGYALSNRKIGNGNRKVVYPTGSLQKVVTGAMIVQIMDEKKETNQEFDQNTKIDRWFPNLKNAQKISVGNLLTHTSGIKPSNTEVWRHHNYSESAAIKMTIANANQFSFAKVGKYHYNNANYILLAGIIRQETGQSYQTNLRKRIVKPLGLTSTFTAASLPKSKLIAGSYYANGGANYRNPVYLTKAFASQMLGAGNLLTTPMEYYQIQCGLTDGTILTQKQFQYLTNLASKTTAYSGGLHIKKSGKLKIAYGNLHGTHFGMWVQLTSDNQTGIVMFLNQTNNSAAKEKKVGYTILQHIAPGTFLPE, from the coding sequence GTGAAGAAGCAAAATATTTTTAAAATTGGAATAATTGGATTAGTAATGACGCTTAATGCTGGTGTCTTGGGCTTTCAGACAGTGCAGCCGGTTCAGGTGCAGGCGGCAACATCTAAGAAACAGGCACTGCGCAAGTTTGTCAGGAAAACAATGGCTAAGCACCATGTGCGTGGATCAATTGTCGTGATTAAAAATGGCGTGCCCCAAAAGATCAGCTATGGCTATGCCTTGAGTAATCGCAAAATTGGCAACGGCAATCGTAAAGTCGTGTATCCAACTGGTTCATTGCAAAAAGTGGTCACGGGTGCAATGATTGTGCAAATTATGGATGAGAAAAAGGAAACCAATCAGGAGTTTGACCAAAATACAAAAATTGACCGGTGGTTTCCTAACCTAAAGAATGCTCAGAAAATCTCAGTAGGCAATTTGTTGACTCACACTTCGGGGATTAAACCGTCAAATACTGAAGTGTGGCGGCATCACAATTATTCCGAAAGTGCAGCAATTAAGATGACAATCGCAAACGCCAATCAATTTTCGTTTGCGAAGGTTGGTAAATATCATTATAATAACGCGAATTATATTCTGCTGGCTGGAATTATCCGGCAGGAGACTGGGCAATCTTACCAGACCAATTTGCGGAAGCGAATTGTTAAGCCACTTGGCCTCACAAGTACATTTACGGCAGCATCTTTGCCTAAATCCAAGTTAATTGCGGGATCATACTATGCTAATGGTGGTGCGAATTATCGTAATCCTGTTTACCTGACGAAAGCATTCGCTTCACAAATGCTGGGCGCTGGTAATTTGTTAACGACGCCAATGGAATATTACCAAATTCAATGCGGTTTAACTGACGGCACGATTTTGACGCAGAAGCAGTTTCAATATTTAACTAATCTGGCAAGCAAGACGACGGCGTATTCCGGTGGCCTGCACATTAAAAAATCTGGTAAGCTGAAGATTGCTTATGGTAATCTGCACGGCACGCACTTTGGCATGTGGGTGCAATTAACTTCTGATAATCAAACTGGGATTGTCATGTTTTTGAACCAAACTAATAATAGTGCAGCCAAGGAAAAGAAAGTTGGGTATACTATTTTGCAGCATATTGCGCCGGGGACATTTTTGCCAGAGTAA
- a CDS encoding NlpC/P60 family protein has protein sequence MMKYSQRLFAGVAAVMLLGGLTTGTVVEADSVSSTGVTSNSGQDSTNTTQPATTPADNNSNATQPSKTVTAFSGVSTKYKWTAGDKIEDQISLNSKEVRPVYLQKWDGKKYVDEKKFTTTADGKVTVTYPAVWYHHLHTTWRLYAPETDSATAAKSDKIGISTVRRYQIPKKYRQLHMKSLHLKGYYTSPFDKSLTYASTRSDYVKAFIKRGYQYKNAGTAWIDFTSKKPGTSVDCSGLIMQCMYATGIDPTPANPKWHATHEWGCRSFVQSSTLQTVSLSHLKRGDIIFYGRPKPDVYHVGIYLGNNKVLHSWPNWGVTVSNANFQQYYYAKRIFPVTHSKTVHERN, from the coding sequence ATGATGAAATATAGCCAACGGTTATTTGCTGGTGTTGCAGCAGTAATGTTATTAGGCGGTTTAACAACAGGAACAGTTGTTGAAGCTGATAGTGTCAGTTCAACTGGCGTGACAAGTAATTCGGGTCAAGACAGTACTAACACTACTCAGCCCGCAACTACTCCAGCCGATAACAATAGTAATGCTACTCAACCTAGCAAAACAGTAACTGCTTTTAGTGGAGTAAGTACTAAATATAAGTGGACTGCTGGAGATAAGATTGAAGACCAAATTTCTTTAAACAGTAAGGAAGTTCGGCCAGTATATTTACAAAAGTGGGACGGCAAGAAGTATGTTGATGAAAAGAAATTCACTACTACTGCCGATGGTAAAGTTACGGTAACTTATCCTGCAGTTTGGTATCACCACTTACATACGACTTGGCGTTTGTATGCTCCTGAAACTGATAGTGCAACTGCAGCTAAGAGTGACAAGATCGGCATTTCAACAGTGCGTCGTTACCAAATTCCTAAGAAATATCGGCAATTGCACATGAAGAGCTTGCACTTAAAGGGCTACTATACTAGTCCATTTGATAAGAGTTTGACCTATGCATCAACTAGAAGTGACTATGTTAAGGCATTTATCAAGCGCGGTTATCAATATAAGAACGCTGGTACTGCTTGGATCGACTTTACTTCTAAGAAGCCAGGAACTTCAGTTGACTGTTCAGGTTTAATTATGCAATGTATGTATGCAACTGGAATTGACCCAACACCGGCCAATCCAAAATGGCATGCAACTCATGAATGGGGCTGCCGTTCATTTGTCCAAAGCAGTACTTTGCAAACAGTAAGTCTTAGCCATTTGAAGCGTGGCGACATTATTTTCTATGGTCGACCAAAACCAGATGTTTATCACGTTGGTATTTACTTAGGTAATAACAAGGTTTTGCATTCATGGCCTAATTGGGGTGTTACAGTAAGTAATGCTAATTTCCAACAATATTATTATGCTAAGCGGATTTTCCCAGTGACTCATTCTAAGACAGTTCACGAAAGAAATTAA
- a CDS encoding SLAP domain-containing protein, whose protein sequence is MKINYRKIMIATVALGCTWGSLALSSDAVNADTVTAKTTLSVPALTKKAKLKKNARVYNKKGHRVGKKVLKKGKKITIYGTKKIRGKKYYAIGHGRYVLISKVKLLKAKPAPANNNSTNSGSSTSSIENSTPTNITKPELPKPGETKPADATKPEPAKPSENKPTGATKPEPAKPAKKPKKHTIDDFSISEFRAEFLKDLNAERAKRNLAPVTEDPHYDEVVQQRSALLPSNFEHVDAAGNFILENYFDNAGISYHSIAECIAMDPWGWVVNHNNNELEQSPTGGTSAEIADVAIYEYIYNDADSNWGHRDILLNANDKTIGVGAATEDDYIYSSVGVTY, encoded by the coding sequence ATGAAAATTAATTATCGCAAAATTATGATTGCAACAGTTGCTCTTGGGTGTACTTGGGGAAGCTTGGCTCTGAGCAGTGATGCTGTGAATGCCGATACGGTGACCGCAAAAACCACATTGAGTGTTCCAGCATTAACTAAGAAGGCTAAGCTTAAGAAAAATGCTCGTGTTTACAATAAAAAGGGTCATCGTGTTGGTAAAAAAGTCCTGAAAAAGGGCAAAAAAATTACAATTTATGGCACGAAAAAGATCCGGGGCAAGAAGTATTATGCAATTGGTCATGGCAGATATGTCTTAATTAGTAAGGTTAAGTTGCTGAAGGCAAAGCCAGCACCAGCTAATAATAATTCGACTAATTCAGGTTCAAGTACCTCATCAATTGAAAATTCTACTCCAACTAATATAACGAAGCCAGAACTGCCAAAGCCAGGTGAAACTAAGCCGGCTGATGCAACAAAACCTGAACCAGCCAAGCCAAGTGAAAATAAACCAACAGGTGCAACAAAACCTGAACCAGCCAAGCCAGCAAAAAAGCCCAAGAAACATACAATTGATGACTTTTCAATTAGTGAATTCCGGGCAGAATTTTTAAAGGATCTGAATGCCGAACGTGCGAAGCGCAATCTAGCACCAGTAACAGAAGATCCTCATTATGACGAAGTTGTACAACAACGGTCTGCATTGTTGCCAAGCAACTTTGAACACGTAGACGCAGCTGGAAACTTTATTTTGGAAAATTACTTTGATAATGCAGGTATTAGCTATCATAGTATTGCCGAATGTATCGCAATGGATCCGTGGGGCTGGGTTGTAAACCATAATAATAATGAGTTAGAGCAATCACCAACTGGTGGCACGTCAGCAGAAATTGCCGATGTTGCAATCTATGAATACATTTATAATGATGCCGATTCCAACTGGGGTCACCGGGATATTTTGCTTAACGCAAATGACAAGACAATTGGCGTTGGTGCAGCAACCGAAGACGATTATATTTATTCATCTGTTGGGGTAACATATTAA
- a CDS encoding serine hydrolase, with amino-acid sequence MKTRRCSFGIAVIFCLLIFIVIPVKATSTGLTDENNPQLYSHHQAATVGQSGDRITAKKPKTKAKAYIVLNRKTGATLLQKNADKQRLIASTGKLMTIYLARRKLASYPQDWNQRLSFSKSLIKMGADPGFNGFHAKKGHKYTVKQLLESAIIDSDDNSAIRLGQWVAGSNRKFITMMNKQAKLWQIKARFVSSSGLENDDLARYGYYVKGGKTSGNLLSAKSLAIVAYHVAHDYPSLMKYFATGSMKVAGQWLVNENRMLPGHKYYHKSFKLDGMKTGWTPRAGYCFVGSCRKGDGLITVVLNDENEFSDTVKLMRFAYRNVNN; translated from the coding sequence TTGAAAACTAGGCGCTGCTCTTTTGGAATAGCTGTAATATTTTGTCTGTTAATTTTCATAGTTATTCCTGTTAAGGCTACTAGTACAGGATTAACTGATGAGAATAATCCACAACTATATAGTCATCATCAGGCCGCAACAGTTGGTCAGAGCGGCGACCGAATAACTGCTAAAAAGCCAAAGACTAAAGCAAAGGCATATATTGTACTTAATCGCAAAACTGGTGCGACTTTATTGCAAAAAAATGCCGATAAACAACGTTTAATCGCATCAACTGGAAAATTAATGACGATTTATTTAGCCAGACGCAAGTTGGCCAGTTATCCTCAAGATTGGAATCAGCGGCTTAGCTTTTCCAAGTCATTAATTAAAATGGGCGCTGACCCAGGCTTTAATGGCTTTCATGCCAAAAAGGGCCACAAGTATACGGTTAAGCAGTTACTGGAATCAGCGATTATTGACTCTGACGACAATTCGGCAATTCGCTTAGGGCAATGGGTTGCTGGGTCAAACCGTAAATTTATCACGATGATGAACAAACAGGCCAAATTGTGGCAGATTAAGGCTCGCTTTGTCTCATCATCAGGACTTGAAAATGACGATCTGGCTCGCTACGGTTATTACGTCAAGGGTGGCAAGACTTCGGGCAATTTGTTATCAGCTAAGAGTTTAGCAATTGTGGCTTACCACGTCGCTCATGATTATCCCAGTTTGATGAAGTATTTTGCTACTGGGTCGATGAAAGTCGCGGGTCAATGGCTGGTCAACGAGAACCGAATGTTGCCGGGGCACAAGTACTACCATAAATCTTTTAAGCTTGACGGGATGAAGACTGGCTGGACACCACGTGCTGGCTACTGCTTTGTTGGCAGTTGCCGCAAAGGCGATGGCTTGATTACAGTTGTGCTAAATGATGAAAATGAATTTTCCGATACAGTTAAGTTAATGCGTTTTGCTTATCGGAATGTAAATAATTAG